Proteins from a single region of Pseudomonas sp. BSw22131:
- a CDS encoding transglutaminase family protein: MSAQYQILHDTHYRYDSPVSLAQQLAHLWPRESPWQVCTERQLLISPAPTSRRDELDVFGNPLTRLAFERPHDELQVNARLRVEVLERPPLDFNQSACWNNTQSALSYSAVRVSDDILEACRYRFESPYVHLKQSFVDFSASCFPQGQPLLLCAHALMEKIFSEFTFDDEATQVATPLVEVLESRRGVCQDFAHLMIACLRSRGLAARYVSGYLLTQPPPGQPRLIGADASHAWVSVFCPVFGWVEFDPTNNIQPALEHISLAWGRDFSDVSPLRGVILGGGNHDPEVRVTVMPIEG, from the coding sequence ATGAGCGCTCAATACCAGATTCTTCACGACACGCATTACCGCTACGACAGTCCGGTTTCGCTGGCTCAGCAATTGGCGCATCTCTGGCCTCGCGAGAGCCCCTGGCAGGTCTGTACCGAGCGTCAGTTGCTGATCAGCCCGGCGCCCACCAGCCGTCGCGACGAACTCGATGTGTTCGGTAATCCATTAACGCGCTTAGCGTTCGAGCGGCCGCATGACGAGTTGCAAGTCAATGCGCGGCTCAGGGTCGAGGTGCTTGAGCGACCCCCGCTCGACTTCAATCAGTCGGCCTGCTGGAACAACACGCAGAGTGCCCTGAGCTACAGTGCTGTGCGGGTGTCGGACGACATTCTTGAAGCCTGTCGTTATCGCTTTGAATCGCCGTACGTGCACCTCAAGCAATCTTTCGTCGACTTCTCTGCCAGCTGTTTCCCGCAGGGACAGCCGCTGCTGCTTTGCGCGCATGCGTTGATGGAAAAGATCTTCAGCGAGTTCACCTTTGACGATGAGGCGACGCAGGTGGCGACGCCTTTGGTCGAGGTGCTGGAAAGCCGGCGCGGCGTGTGCCAGGACTTTGCGCATTTGATGATCGCCTGCCTGCGTTCGCGTGGTTTGGCTGCTCGCTATGTCAGCGGCTATTTGCTGACACAGCCACCGCCCGGTCAGCCACGGCTGATTGGCGCCGATGCATCCCATGCGTGGGTATCAGTGTTTTGTCCGGTTTTTGGGTGGGTCGAATTCGATCCGACCAACAACATCCAGCCTGCGCTTGAGCACATCAGCCTGGCATGGGGAAGGGATTTTTCAGACGTGTCACCGTTGCGCGGTGTGATACTCGGCGGTGGAAATCACGACCCGGAAGTGCGGGTCACGGTGATGCCGATAGAAGGCTAA